The DNA region TGTGCAGCAGTTCAAGGTAGTTCACTACCACCTACAGCTCAAGTTGCTTATCAACAAGGAGCTAATATTGCTCACAATTTGAAAGCGATCGCTCTAGGAGAAGACCTTAAGCCAGCAAAGGTAAATATACGCGGAACTCTCTTAAAATTGGGGTTAAATGATGCTGCCGCTAACCTTTTCAATGTTTTTGAAGTTGCAGGAGAATCTGGGCATTTAATTCGCCAAGGCACTTATTTAACGCTATTGCCAACACCAATTCATGACTTTAAAGCAACAACTGAATGGGTGGATGAAGAGATTTTTCATCACCACCTTGACTCTCAAGATGTAGGGAAAAAAATCGTGCAAGCAGTGGAAGTCGTTGGTGCAGGAGTTGTAGGTGTTTTAATTGCCAGAAAATTATTAAAAATGTTGGGAGACGAGGAGAAAAGTAAATAAGGAGTGGGGAGTAAGAAAAAGCTTTTACCCTTGACCTAATCTGCTTTAACAGAAAGTTAATTATAAGTACAGAGGCTGTTTGAACCAATTTCCGTTACGCCGCAGATAATACCACCTGATAAGCTAAACCACATCTAGTTTGCATATCTCAAGTCCAACCCCGACGCTTACAAGTAGGTTGCCTAACCCTCAATTACAGCACTCATGAACTTACTCATCAGTATAGTAACGGGGAAAAACAAGTATTCTCTTTATTTCATCGTGATTTCTGGAAATAAATGTTGCAATCTAGTGCATTATTTATCTTTAGATGGATATTCTATGCTAAAGCTTTTGTTTAAAATCCAGAATCTAAAATCATTTGATTTGGAGGAGTTTTGATAAATAATATTCGCAATCGCTTTAGGGGGTATAAGCGCAAAAGGGTTGAACCATCACAACTAAAGCTTATAGCAAATAAGGGGATTTGCAGTATTCGGCTTTTAAGATCCCAGATCCCCTCAATTCGGTGAAAGATTAGCCTATTTTGTAAGACACTCGTCCATGCTTCTCCAGATATTGCTGATGATACTCTTCTGCTCTATAGAATTGTGATGCAGCTACAATCTCCGTCACAATTGGATTTTTGTGATAACGAGAACTATTTTCAAGCTGCTCCTTAGAGGCTCTTGCTAATAATTCCTGCTCTGGAGTGTGGAAAAATATCACTGACCGATATTGATCACCAACATCCGATTCCTGGTGGTTTGATATTGTCGGATTGTGCTTATTCCAAAACACATTTAGCAGTTCTTCATAAGATACTATTGCCGGATCATATTCCACTTCCACTGCCTCAGCGTGTCCAGTTTTGCCTCTACAGACATCTTCGTAGGTTGGATTCTCAAAGTGTCCCCCACTGTAACCAACTGCTGTAGAAGTTACTCCTTTCACTTGACGAAATGCTGCTTCAACTCCCCAGAAACAGCCTGCTCCAAATGTCGCTTTTTGTAGATTAGCGTTTTGCATATCTTTGACAACTCTTTTGTGATAATTCTAAATGAATCTAAAAGATGATTATCAGTTAGTAGCTAGTTTGTCCGGCTTTTTTGCAGTTGGCGATCGCAGCGATTTACGTCCAGAAAGATCGTACAGTAAACCCATAAGTGCGGGTACGACAGTAGGAGTCAAAATCGTAGAAAAAGCCAGACCACCTGTTAAGACAATGCCTAACCCCTGATATAATTCTGAACCCTGACCTGGTAAAACTGCTAGCGGTAACATCCCTAAAACACTAGTTCCAGCAGACATGAAAATCGCCCGTAAGCGATCGTTTGTCGCATTATATAAGGATGCATCAAAATCGTCACCTGCTTGCTGGAGTTGCAAGGCGCGATCAACTAGTAGAATGGCGTTGTTAACAACCACACCTGTAAGAATCACAAATCCCAAGGCTGTAATCATATCCAATGCTACATTCATTCCCGGAATTAGATTAGCAATTACTAGGCTCAATAGTGCGCCACTCATACCCATCGGCACTGTTGCCATAATTACTACTGGGTAAAGGAATGAGCGATACAACGCCACCAGTAACAAGTAAGTAATCAAAATCGAAAATGCAAAAGCAGCAGCTAATTGACCAACAGTTATTGCTAACTGATCTGCTGAACCTGCCAGTTCTAGCCGATAGCCTGTTGGTAAACTAGCACGCAAAGGATTTAGAATTTCTTCTTCGGTACGTTCTACAAGCCTAGCAAGAGGAGCATCGGGTGCAAGGGAAACAGTAAGACTAATTGAGCGCTCTAAATCAACGTGGTTAATGGCATCAGCTCCCGTTGTTTCCACGACTTCGGCAATATCCCCTAGTTGCACTTGTCGTCCTCGTGTATATAGAGGTAATTGGCGCAGTTGCTCTGGGGTTTCCACAGCAGTATTTTGCAACTCCACTGAGACATCTAATTCTTCTTTGCCATCAATGTAATCGGAGGCAACTTTACCACCCAATGCTGCTTCTACCATCGAACCAATTTCCGCTTCCGAAAGTCCCACTTCGGCGATGCGTTCGCGGTTGGGAATCACTTGTAATTCTCCTGCACCCAATACAAAGTTTGAGCGCACATTCTGAACCCCTGGAAGCGATCGCAATTTCCCGGTAATTTGCTTTTCTAAATCACCAATCTGATTTAAATCAGCCCCAACAATATCCACTTCAAATTCTTTACCCGGATCGCGGAATATAGAAATCCGTGTTGGGATTACAAAACGGTATCCAGCAAAGTTACTGCTTTGGGCGCGTAACCGATCCACCATATCAGCGAGTCCCGTAGTCGTGGCAAATTCTGGTTTTAAGATAGTTGCAATACCTCGCAGCGCCCCTGGACGGTCAACATACATGATGCGCTCAACTTCTGGTTGCGATCGCAGAAATTTTTGCACAGGTTCAGATTGCCGAATCGCTTCTGGGATACTGGTTCCCGGTAACGGTTCTGCCCGCAATACAACTAAGTTACGATTTCCTTCGGGTAAATAATCGGCAGGTGGTAAAAGAAAAATACTAGTCACTAATAAAACAATCGGAATCGACAGCACAATTAACCTGCGACCAATACGCTTACGTCCCAGTGACCAACTGACGGTAGTGGCGAGAAAGTTTTCCAGTTTGCTTTGAAAATGACGAAACACCGCAGAGGTTTTAGCTACCATACGCTCAAACCAATTACCGCCCCGATATTCACCACCCTGCATCATTTGCATGGCTTCCGATTGTTTCAGGAACAATCCTGATAGCATTGGGACTAAAGTTAATGCCGCAAACAGCGAGAATAGAGAAGAGGCAGAAAGAGCGATCGCCATATCGGTGTAGAGTTGCCCTGCTTCACCCGTCACCATTAACAGTGGTACAAATACGACTACGTTGGTTAAAGTAGAACCAAGCATTGCGCCCCAAACTTCCTGAGTACCTTCAATGGCTGCCCGCATGGCACTTTTGCCTTGCTGGATATGGGTGAAAACATTCTCAATTACGACGATCGCATTATCCACGACCATACCCACTGCAAACGCTAATCCCGCCAAACTGATAATGTTTAATGTGCGTCCAAATGCAGACATGACAATGAACACCATAATCAGTGTAGTGGGAATTGTAATTGCCACCACTGCAACGGTACGCATGGAGCCAAGGAACAGAATCAAGACGATGGTTGCTAATAGTGCCCCACTAACTAAGTTGCCTTGAACAAATGCAATGGATTGATTGATGTACTGGCTTTCATCGTAGTTATAAACAAAGCGAATGCCTTGATTTTGTTGGTCAAATTCAGTTTGTAGTGCAGCAATTTCCGCCCGGATGCCTTTAGCAACCTCCGGCACATTCGCCCCAATCTGCCGAATTACACCGACTGCTACCCCAGGTTTGCCGTTGAACACCAACGCGCTATCTTGGGGTTTGCGTCCCATCTGGACTTTTGCTACATCTCGCAAGTAAACTGTGCCTGATTGGTCGCGTCGCAGCACAAAGCCTTCAATTTGCGATAAATCTTGCGATCTGCTAATTGTGCGGACTCGATATTCCCGTCGTCCGAGAATTAATGGCCCACCCCGGATATCACGGTTATTTTCTTGAAGAACTCGGACTACATCACCAATTGCGAGATTGCGATCGCTTAATGCTTTCGGATCAACCTTCACCTCGACTTCTCGTTCTTGTCCACCTACTAACAAAAATTGTCCAGTTCCCTCGACTCGCCGCAAACGGGGAATTACCACTTCTTCTGCTAAGTCCCGATAACGGTCTGCATCCGGTTGAAATCCTTCTTTGGTATCAAACGGAATCCACATCATCGGTGAACTGTTACCACCTACCAGTTCTACACTCGATTCTTGAGCTTCTGGGGGCAAGCTTTCCACCTGCTGTAAGCGGTTGAGAACATCTACCATCCGTTCTCTAGCGTTGGCATCCTGAGCAAATTCTAAGGTAATGCTGCTACGTCCAGCACGAGAAGTACTGCTAATTTCTTGGACACCTAGCACCTCTTGCATCTGTTCTTCGATGGGGCGGGTAATCAGGTCTTCTACCTCTGTT from Nostoc commune NIES-4072 includes:
- a CDS encoding efflux RND transporter permease subunit; the encoded protein is MNFIETAVRWRHGTFVLFCLLAMFGVFSLLKLPLELQPGGDRPEITITTTYPGAGPTEVEDLITRPIEEQMQEVLGVQEISSTSRAGRSSITLEFAQDANARERMVDVLNRLQQVESLPPEAQESSVELVGGNSSPMMWIPFDTKEGFQPDADRYRDLAEEVVIPRLRRVEGTGQFLLVGGQEREVEVKVDPKALSDRNLAIGDVVRVLQENNRDIRGGPLILGRREYRVRTISRSQDLSQIEGFVLRRDQSGTVYLRDVAKVQMGRKPQDSALVFNGKPGVAVGVIRQIGANVPEVAKGIRAEIAALQTEFDQQNQGIRFVYNYDESQYINQSIAFVQGNLVSGALLATIVLILFLGSMRTVAVVAITIPTTLIMVFIVMSAFGRTLNIISLAGLAFAVGMVVDNAIVVIENVFTHIQQGKSAMRAAIEGTQEVWGAMLGSTLTNVVVFVPLLMVTGEAGQLYTDMAIALSASSLFSLFAALTLVPMLSGLFLKQSEAMQMMQGGEYRGGNWFERMVAKTSAVFRHFQSKLENFLATTVSWSLGRKRIGRRLIVLSIPIVLLVTSIFLLPPADYLPEGNRNLVVLRAEPLPGTSIPEAIRQSEPVQKFLRSQPEVERIMYVDRPGALRGIATILKPEFATTTGLADMVDRLRAQSSNFAGYRFVIPTRISIFRDPGKEFEVDIVGADLNQIGDLEKQITGKLRSLPGVQNVRSNFVLGAGELQVIPNRERIAEVGLSEAEIGSMVEAALGGKVASDYIDGKEELDVSVELQNTAVETPEQLRQLPLYTRGRQVQLGDIAEVVETTGADAINHVDLERSISLTVSLAPDAPLARLVERTEEEILNPLRASLPTGYRLELAGSADQLAITVGQLAAAFAFSILITYLLLVALYRSFLYPVVIMATVPMGMSGALLSLVIANLIPGMNVALDMITALGFVILTGVVVNNAILLVDRALQLQQAGDDFDASLYNATNDRLRAIFMSAGTSVLGMLPLAVLPGQGSELYQGLGIVLTGGLAFSTILTPTVVPALMGLLYDLSGRKSLRSPTAKKPDKLATN
- the msrA gene encoding peptide-methionine (S)-S-oxide reductase MsrA, with protein sequence MQNANLQKATFGAGCFWGVEAAFRQVKGVTSTAVGYSGGHFENPTYEDVCRGKTGHAEAVEVEYDPAIVSYEELLNVFWNKHNPTISNHQESDVGDQYRSVIFFHTPEQELLARASKEQLENSSRYHKNPIVTEIVAASQFYRAEEYHQQYLEKHGRVSYKIG